The region CCATTTATTGTCCGGTGTCTTTATTCTTGTTGCAAAATGAGGTTCACCTCCCAGCCACAAGGTCATATAACGCTTTTTATCCATAGCTTCTTTGATTCCATCAGAATCATCTATGAACCTGGAATAGAATAGATCACCATTATAATAAATTGAAGTTTTGAGTTTGTAGTGCTTTATCTGCGGTAGGTTCTCTTCAAGCAGCTTTTCTATATCGATAAAATGAAATAGGGCGGCCTCAGGTTGAACCAGGTAGTTCCCCACAAGATTGATCTTCCTGGACAGAACCAGGTAAGTCGGTTCCGACTTCCATTTTGACCATAGATATTTTCCCTGCAGATCCAGGGTCTCCTGCAGAATGTTTCCCAGAACATAGGCTTCATACTGACTGCCGCTCTTATTATTTGTATCGGCATGATAGATACTTCTTTGGGAATCGACAAGAATTATGTTATTGAGAGGGGAATTGATTAATGTATATAGTGATAAATTTTGCATTAATTCTTCACGTCTTCTGGTTTTTAGATATGTATTCTCTGCTAACAATTCCTGTTTGAGATAGTTCTGAGTCAACTCGTTTGCCATTATTGTGACTGATAATTGTTCAAGGTTGTTAATGCTGTTAGTAAAAGATCCTACCGATGAGAAGAACGTTTCTGACACAGAGTCGTACAGATAACCGCTGAACAGGCGGAAGGAATTAACCTGATAAGAAATTCCGACCAATAGGACCGCAACATAGGATGAGAGAAGGAATAACAGAAAACGGGATCGGATTTTCATTGCCCTATATTATCACGATATTCTCACGAAGCAACTCTTTTTAAGTCCAGTGAAAATTGAGATCAACACCGCCGGAAGCCTTCAGGCGTACAGCCTGCTTTCCTATTTGCTCAGTATAAAACCGGCATTCCGACAGCTTTCATTTTCTCTTCAAGAAAACGCCGGCTTCGATCAAGTTCATCTCCCCTGAGATCTTCAATAATGACATCAATATAGGGTTTATGTTCTGATGCCAGAGTTAACAGATGATCATAATTCAGCAAGCCTTCACCCAAAGGGACAGTCCGGATCTTTCCATCCTCCAGAATAAAGTCTTTGGCATGGATCACAAGAATCCTGTCTCCGAATAAATCAAAGGCTTCTTGTACAAGCTCTCTGGAATTGAGTGCGTTTCTCTCATGAAGAAGATTCACAGGATCAAAAATAACCTGTACATTGCTGGAATCCAGATCATCCAATAGACGTTTCAGCCGTGGCGGTGTTGAAATTGCATAATTGTAAAGGCCTTCTATAGCAATAATTGATCCATGGTTCTGAGCCTCCGGCAGCAATTCTCTGAAAATCTTTAATACTCTCTGATAAGCTTTTTCCCCGTGATTGTCCGGGTGAAATGACATATCTTTATTATAGGAACCCGTCTCGGTTCCTACCAATCGGCAACCGAAATCCGCTGCATAACGCAGGTATTCAGAAAATCGTTCCACATTCGCCCTCAAACAGGGTCCCTCCGGTTCAAGCATATTGAAATAACATCCCATCAACGCAATATGAATGCCGCGGGATTCGAATTCCTGCCTGATTCCTCTGGCCAGAGCCGGTGTTATCTGGCCGGGAGCGTCACCAATTCCCGGGATTCCCCGGTAAGGAACCAGTTGTACTGCGGAAAATCCCCTTGTCTTCATAGCTTCTGCCAGTTTTCCTGCGCACATGGCAGCTATATCATGTCCTCTTGCTCCGATCATGGCTAACTCCAGTTTAAACAGATCATCGATCCTGATCAATTGACCTGTTTCAAAAGATTTATTGGCGGCTATCCCTCGCAGGGACAGAAGGCATTAAGGGAATATGCCCGTGTCATCTTGTTTTTGTACCGCACCAGAACACTCCTGGTATCTTCGATGGAAATCCCCTGAAAGAATACCGAATGGTCCCGGATGTATCCATCCTATCCTCTACATCGGCGTACAGCCCCTGTACTTTTCTCCATCTATCTCTCACTTCTGAATCAGTTCCTTGAGCCATGAGTATAGGCTTCTTCTTAATAATATGGATTTGATCTGTTCCAGAGTGATATTAGTAATATACCTGATTGGGATTAAAAATGGTACATAAAAAGTCTGATGCCCTTAGTATATAAATCCAGAAGCAATATATGATGGACAGACTACATAAGCTCTGAGATATGACACTATACAGCCCTATATGAACTGTAGAATCGGCGCGAATACTTGGAGCGTAAAACGGCAGGACGCCGTTTTAGATTCGAAAGAGGGCCTGGAGAGAGACCGCAGGCCCTTCGGCCCTGAGCAAAAATATCACCACGGCGATTTCATAGCCTTGGTAGGAATAGAATATTGTCGAACAGAAGGCAAATCCTCTCTACCGCATAAAAAAACCCTGAAGTACTAATGTGTTTCAGGGTTTTTTTATGTCCTAAGAAAAAGAGGACTTGAAACACCCTTTGGCCTTTATGAAAAAGCTCCAGAGCACCATTGGAGCTCTGGTAGGACATTGATATCTGAGTTAGGAATGAATGTGGAGAAGTCTCTAATGTGGTATTCTTGCGCCATTCAGTTCCATCGGTGGGACAGATTGGAATTGAACAAGATTTCTATAATACCTACTTTTATATTCGCTTTATTCTCATGTCAATTACTTAAAAAACAAGAAAAAAACTCCGGGGACACTCCCAAGAAAAACTGAAATACTATAAACCGGCAACCACAAATACCTG is a window of Oceanispirochaeta sp. DNA encoding:
- a CDS encoding sugar phosphate isomerase/epimerase, whose translation is MIGARGHDIAAMCAGKLAEAMKTRGFSAVQLVPYRGIPGIGDAPGQITPALARGIRQEFESRGIHIALMGCYFNMLEPEGPCLRANVERFSEYLRYAADFGCRLVGTETGSYNKDMSFHPDNHGEKAYQRVLKIFRELLPEAQNHGSIIAIEGLYNYAISTPPRLKRLLDDLDSSNVQVIFDPVNLLHERNALNSRELVQEAFDLFGDRILVIHAKDFILEDGKIRTVPLGEGLLNYDHLLTLASEHKPYIDVIIEDLRGDELDRSRRFLEEKMKAVGMPVLY